The Ascaphus truei isolate aAscTru1 chromosome 3, aAscTru1.hap1, whole genome shotgun sequence genome includes a region encoding these proteins:
- the RFXAP gene encoding regulatory factor X-associated protein translates to MQEPAGSSRDEDDDEEDEEEEEEEEDEDDGGGRLVLVPQSETEGDRQGLQYAQYQAEADAGMLFYNLITAEQEDESSDLLDTSDPRDSTASQEELEDDDNNSGDNDRVVTKICTYPSCHETTSQVAKQRKPWMCKKHRNKMYKDKYKKKKNDQAMTCTNKLEDNPECSISLTKQRTGSIGERPARPSLLEQVLNQKRLSLLRSPDVVQFLQTQQQLLSRQAFEQRQSLQGAPL, encoded by the exons ATGCAGGAACCAGCGGGTTCTTCTCGGGATGAGGACGACGACGAAGAAGacgaggaggaggaagaagaagaggaggatgaggatgatggcgGCGGGAGGCTGGTGTTGGTGCCGCAGAGCGAAACAGAAGGAGATCGCCAGGGACTGCAGTATGCCCAGTATCAGGCCGAGGCGGACGCCGGGATGCTCTTCTACAACCTGATAACCGCGGAGCAGGAGGACGAGAGCAGCGACCTGCTGGATACCTCGGACCCGCGGGACAGCACCGCAAGCCAGGAAGAACTGGAGGACGACGATAATAACTCGGGCGACAACGACAGAGTGGTGACCAAAATCTGCACCTACCCGAGCTGCCACGAGACCACCAGCCAGGTGGCCAAGCAGAGGAAGCCCTGGATGTGCAAGAAGCACCGTAACAAGATGTACAAAGACAAGTACAAGAAGAAAAAGAACGACCAGGCCATGACCTGCACCAACAAACTGGAG GATAACCCAGAGTGTTCAATCTCTCTTACAAAACAAAGGACTGGATCGATTGGTGAGCGTCCTGCACGGCCTAGTTTGCTGGAACAAGTGTTAAACCAGAAAAGACTG TCATTATTAAGAAGTCCAGACGTTGTCCAGTTTCTTCAGACTCAGCAACAGCTCCTAAGTCGCCAAGCTTTTGAGCAAAGACAGTCTTTACAGGGGGCACCCCTCTGA